In the Devosia sp. SL43 genome, one interval contains:
- a CDS encoding GNAT family N-acetyltransferase, whose product MADIWTGETILTTDRLILRMFRRDDVPLYQRICADPEVMKFLGGVWSAERTEATMGRANAGARGGEGMVAVERRSDGVFLGAAGLGVEQQWYPDDLQVGWRLIPAYWGQGYATEAGRAWMDYGFEVLGRDRIVAMADTPNHRSIAVMQRLGMSCLHEARLRDGDDEFDATLYAITVERWRRL is encoded by the coding sequence ATGGCAGACATCTGGACCGGCGAAACCATCCTCACCACCGACCGCCTGATCCTGCGCATGTTCCGCCGCGATGACGTGCCGCTCTACCAGAGGATTTGTGCCGATCCCGAGGTGATGAAGTTTCTTGGTGGGGTGTGGAGTGCCGAACGGACGGAAGCCACGATGGGCCGTGCCAATGCCGGTGCCCGCGGCGGCGAGGGTATGGTGGCGGTTGAGCGCCGGAGCGATGGCGTCTTCCTGGGTGCCGCTGGTCTCGGCGTGGAACAGCAGTGGTATCCCGATGACCTGCAGGTCGGTTGGCGACTGATTCCCGCCTATTGGGGCCAGGGCTATGCCACCGAGGCGGGCCGCGCCTGGATGGATTATGGCTTCGAGGTCCTCGGTCGAGACCGCATCGTCGCGATGGCCGATACGCCCAATCACCGCAGCATCGCGGTCATGCAGCGGCTTGGCATGAGTTGCCTTCACGAGGCGAGGCTTCGGGATGGTGACGATGAGTTCGATGCGACGCTCTACGCCATCACGGTCGAGCGCTGGCGGAGACTCTGA